CTTTGTAGCCCAGTTTTTTGATATCGCGGCTGACGATCAGTCCGGGCGCGCCTTTCTCGGCGATGAAGAGGGAGATGCCGGCGTATGCCGGCTTGGCGGTAGGATCGGTTTTTGCGGCGACGCACAAGGTGTTGCCGTGACGGCTGTTGGTGATGAACATCTTCGCGCCGTTCAGTCGATACACATCCCCGTCTTTCTTGGCAGAGGCACGAATGTTCTGCACGTCGCTGCCGGTATGAGGTTCTGTCAAGGCGAGCCCGCCGCGCTTCTCGCCTGTGGCCATGGCCGGAAGGAATTTCTGCTTCTGCTCCTCGGTGCCGAACAGCGCGACGATGTGGGCGAAGAGCAGATGCGAATTGATAATCCCGCTGAGGCTCATCCACCCGCGGCAGATTTCTTCGATGATGAAGGCGTAAGTGGTAAAAGCCACGCCCATGCCGCCGTACTCAGTGGGAATGATCGCGCCGAACAGCCCCAGTTCCTTCATGCGCTCGACCAGCGCGTGCGGATACTCGTCGCGATGTTCCATCTCACTGGCCACGGGTTTGACTTCGCGTTCGACGAAGCGACGCACGGTAGCGATGATTTGCTGTTGTTCTTCGCTGAGTACGATCATGATTTTCTCTCTCTTTCTGTCGAAGGTCCTGGACACTTGACCACCTTTGAGAGAGGAGATCAAGGTGTCGGAATCCTGGGTAGGAGTACAGTTTCCCGGCGTGCTTTGATACCTAAGTACAAGCGCACGAAGCTTCTGAGGGATGTCATTCCGAGAAGCGGAGCGACGAGGAATCTCAAAAAGGTAGGAAAATTGCGAGATTTCTCGCCTGCACTGCGCTTCGGCTCGAAATGACATTCCTGTCGCGTCGCCTCTTACACTGCACCACTGCCGAAGCTCATGTTCGGTTGCCCTTGCTCCTCCTTTCAGGCAATGTCTTGGACAAGAAGGAGGTTTCTTATGACTCGTCAGGTTTTCGCTCTGTGCTTTTTGTTTGGCTGCCTCGCGGTTCCCGTTGCCGCCGATCACCACCACCATGCGCAGGCTCCAGATGCCCTGACTCCGCCACCGTTGTTCGAGGGCCTTGGGACGTTGCAGCATCCGGTGACCACCGCCGTTCCTCAAGCGCAGCAGTATTTCGATCAAGGACTGCATCTGATCTATGCGTTCAACCATGACGAGGCGACGCGCGCATTCAAGGAAGCGGCGCGGCTTGACCCTAATTGCGCGATGGCCTATTGGGGGATCGCAGTGACGCTAGGCCCCAACTATAACCTGCCGGTGGATGCCGAACGAGACCGCGCCGCATATGAGGCGATTCAGAAGGCGCTGGCCTTGGCTCCGCAAGCCAGTGAGGCCGAGCGCGCCTATATCGAGGCCATTGCCAAGCGTCACTCGTCGGACCCCACTGCCGATAGAAAAACACTCGACAAGGCGTATGCCGACGCTATGCGTGAGGTGGCGAAACGCTTTCCCGACGATCTCGACGCCGCGACGCTCTTTGCCGAGTCGATGATGAATCTCCGTCCGTGGGGGCTGTGGACGCACGATGGACAGCCGGAGCCGGGGACGGAAGAGATCGTTGCGACTTTAGAGTCGGTGCTCAAGCGCAATCCCGAGCATCCCGGTGCGATGCATTATTACATCCACACCGTCGAAGCCTCGAACCAGCCGGAACGGGCCGAGCCCTATGCCGACCGCTTGGGGAAACTTACTCCGGGAGCTGGGCACTTGGTGCACATGCCTTCGCACATCTACATCCGCATCGGTCGGTATAACGACGCGGCGGAGGTGAACGCCAAGGCTGCGGCGGTCGATGCCGCCTATATCGAGAAATATAACATCCAGGGAGCCTACCGGATGATGTATTATCCACACAATATCCACTTTTTTTGGGCGGCAGCGACTCTTGAGGGGAGAAGCCGCGAGTCGCTCCAAGCCGCGCGCGATTTTTCCGCCAAGCTACCGCCGGAGATGGTGCGGCAGATGCCCATGGTTGAAGGGCTTTTCCCCACGTACCTATTTGCCTTGGTGCGATTCGGTAAATGGCAGGAGATTCTCAAACAACCGGCACCGCCAGCCGACTTGAAGTATTCCACCGGCATGTGGCATTACGCGCGCGGCTGGGCCTTGGCTGCAACCAAGAAATTGGATCAAGCCACCGCCGAGCAGGCCAAGCTGGAGGCTATTGCGGCGGCGACGCCAGCCGAGGTACGGATCATGATGAACTCCGGTGCTGCCTTGCTCAATCTGGCCTCCAGCGTATTGGCTGGGGAAATTGCAGCAAGACGAGGCCAATACGACGAAGCCGTGCGGCTCCTTGAGGCTGCCGTGGGCATGCAGGATCAACTAGGGTACGAGGAACCACCTGCTTGGTACTACCCGGTGCGGCAGTCGCTGGGCGCGGTCTTGTTGAAGGCCGGTCGCATGGAAGAAGCGGAAGCCGTCTATCGTGAAGATCTCAAACGGAATCCCGAGAATGGTTGGTCGCTCTACGGCTTGACACAGAGCTTGCGCTTGCAAAAGAAACAACAAGACGCTACGGCGGCGGAACAACGCTTTCGCAAAGCCTGGGCGAAAGCCGATGTGAAGCTGACGGCGTCAAGATTCTAGTGCCTATCCTCATAACGGTGAGCACTATGTCATGTCGAGCGGAGCGAGACATCTTTCTTGGGCGTTGAAAGCAAGATTCTTCGCTGCGCTCAGAATGACAGCATTGGGTGATCGTGGTTATTCGGATAGACTCCTAAGCGAAACATTAAAGAGAAGGAGGACCTCTCATGGCAACAAACGGGACATCCAAATCCGCCGCTGTGCGGGCGAAACTTAACCATCCGGTGATCGATTCCGATGGGCACATGATCGAGTTCGAGCCCGGGTTTCTCGATTATCTGCGCCAAGTGGGCGGGCAAAAGATCGTGGACCGCTACCTGTCCGATGACCGCAACACCGGCGCGTGGGGGAAGTTGTTCAACTGGTATCGTCTGTCGCCTGAAGAGCGGCGTGAGCAGCACACTACTCGCTCGCCGTGGTGGGCGCTGCCGACGAAAAATACCCTCGATCGCGCGACTGCCGTTTTACCGAAACTGCTCCATGAACGGCTGGATGACATCGGTCTGGACTTTACCGTTCTGTATCCATCGCTGGGTTTGGCTTTCCCGCACCTTGAGGATGAGGAGCTGCGGCGCGCCACCTGCCGCGCGAGCAATATGTTCTACGCGGACTACTTTCGCGAGTATGCCGATCGCATGACCCCGGCGGCCTGCATTCCTATGCATACTCCGCAGGAAGCCATCGAAGAGCTGGAGTACGTGAGGAACACCCTCGGCCTTAAAGCCATTATGATGGCTGGGCACGCACAGCGCTCGATTCCTGCGGCTGTCCGCAAAGATGCCGGAGTTGGGCGGCATGCGTTCTGGATCGATAACTTCTGCATCGACAGCGCCTATGACTACGACCCCGTGTGGGCTAAATGCGTGGAACTCAAACTGCCGCCGACCTTTCACTCGCCTGGCATGGGTTGGGGCAGCCGCACGACCACGAACTACATGTACAACCACACTGGCCATTTCGCAGCAGCAGGCGAGTTGATTTGTAAAGCCATGCTCATGGGCGGCGTGACTCGGCGGTTTCCAACGTTAAAGGTGGGATTTTTGGAAGCCGGGGTCGGGTGGGCGTCCGACCTCTACGCTGGGATCGTTGCCCGCTGGAAAAAACGCAATCCCAAAGGGTTGGAAAACTACAGGCCGGAAAACCTGAATAAGGAGTTGTGGTTCGATTTGCATCGCCGCTATGGCGATGCCACCGTGCAGAGCAAGCTGGAAGAGCTGCATAAAGATAAAGGCACCCTCATCGGCACGAGAGAAGACCTGTCCACACTCGACGACTGGGCGCGCTGTGGCGTGGAGAAAGCCGAAGATCTCAAGGATCTGTTCGTGCCGAATTTCTACTTCGGCTGCGAGGCTGACGATCCGCTCAATGCCACGGCTTTCAATAGCAAAATGAATCCCTTCGGTGCGCGGCTGGGGGCGATCTTCAGTTCGGATATTGGTCACTGGGATGTGCCGGATATGACCGAAGTGCTCGAAGAAGCCTACGAGCTGGTCGAGCACGAAGTCATCACCGAGGAAGATTTTCGCGATTTCGTGTTTACGAATCCGGCGAAGATGTGGGCGGGTATGAATCCCGACTTCTTCACCGGCACGGTGGTGGAGCGTGAAGTAGAGAAGTTGATGGGAACGCTGGCAAAATGATGAACGCTGAATGATGAACGCTGGGCGGACAACGAGTTTCTTCGTTGTCCGGCGCTCCTTCCTTGCGCCACGAGCGCTGCCCTCCGCCTTTCATTATAGGAGCTGGCAGTCGCTCAAAGCTGATAGCTAATAGCCGAAAGCTCAATCATGGCCCTCACCCCGTTAATGGAGCAGTACCTGGCGACCAAGCGGCAGTATCCTGACGCGTTCGTGTTTTTTCGTCTGGGTGACTTTTACGAGATCTTTCTAGATGACGCGCCGCAAGTGGCGGCGCTCCTCGACCTGACGTTGACCGCGCGCGACGGTGGCGATGGGAAAGTCCCCATGTGCGGGGTACCGTATCATGCCGTGCAAGGCTACATTGCCCGGCTCGTTAAAGCTGGAAAGAAAGTCGCGATCTGCGAGCAGATCGAAGATCCGAAAACCGCTAAGGGGCTGGTCAAGCGAGCGGTCACGCGTGTGGTCACGCCTTCGACGTTCATCGAGGACGATGCCGGGCCGGCGAGCCCGTCGCTGATCGGTGTGTTCTGCGTCGAGAAGCGGTGGGGGATCGCGCTGCTCGAACCCAACACCGGTGCCTTCCTGTTCTGGGAAGAAAGCGAAGCGACAATCCTGGACGCGCTGGAGAGGATCGTGGCGAGTGAACTCGTGACGACCAAGAGCCTCGCGCTCGCTCCCGTGCTCGCTACCCATTGCCAAGCCCGCCCCGACCTGGTCGTCACACGCATGGACGACTGGAACGCCGACCTTGCCGAGAGTACGGCGTACATCAAAGGCTTCTTCGGGTTGGATTCGCTCCGTGCACTCGAACTTGAGACGGCAACGACGAGTGCCGTGGCCCTCATCCTTCGATTTCTCCAGGCCCATTTGCAAACTGCCTTACCCCACGTCGCTCTGCCGCGCCGCCATCAAGTGGGGACGACCATGGCGCTTGGTCCGGTGGTGGAACGGAGTCTTGAGCTGTTTCGTTCCGCGAATGGCGACGGACGAGGGAAGACTCTGCTCGAGGTGTTGGATGAAACGTTGACCCCGATGGGTGGACGCTTGCTGCGTCGCTGGTTAGGGAATCCGTTATTGTCGATCATGGCGATTACCGAGCGCCATGCGGCGGTGGAAGAGCTGACAATGCGATCGAGTACCGTGGATGCGCTGCGTTCGGCATTGGCACCGTTGCGAGATCTCGAACGCCTCGCCGCGCGGTTTAGTGCCCGCGTGGCAACCCCGAAAGATGCTGCCGCGTTGCGGGATTCGTTGGCCCAGATTCCCGCCGTCGCGCAGGCTGTGGCTGACGTGTCGTCGCCGCTGCTGGTTGAGCAGGCTGGTCAACTCGCCGTCGACCTCTCCGAATTGAGCGAAACGTTACGGCGTGCACTAGTGGATATCCCACCACTGCATCTCCGCGATGGCGGTGGGATCGCCCACGGATATCACCCTGAGCTTGATCGCTTGCGGTCGATCGCGTCCGATGCCAAGCAATGGCTGGCGCGGCTCCAGGCGCAGGAAATCACCCGCACTAGCATCTCGTCGTTGAAAATTGGCTACACGCGCGTGTTCGGTTATTACTTGGAGGTGCCCAACGCCCACAAGGCCAAGGTTCCGCCGGAGTACACCCGGAAGCAGACGCTAGCCAACGCCGAGCGTTTCATTACTCCTGAATTGAAAGACTACGAAGAACAGATCCTCCATGCCGAGGAGCGGGCGATCATTTTAGAGCAGGAGCTTTTCAACGATCTGTGTGCCTTGGTGTTGCAACACCTGCGTCGGATTCAAGCCGTGGCCAGTGCGCTCGCGCATGTGGATGTGCTGGCGTGCTTCGCTTGGGTGGCGACGCGGCAGCAGTACGTGCGACCGGAGATGACGGAGGAACCGATCTTACATCTGACCGGTGCCCGTCATCCGGTGGTCGAGGTCTTACTCGGTAGCAGCAAATTCATTGAAAACGATGTCGAGCTGGACCGCGAAACGCGCCAGTTGATCCTGTTGACCGCACCCAACATGAGCGGGAAGTCGGTCTACTTGCGTCAGACGGCGTTGATCGTCGTGCTCGCGCAGATCGGCTCGTTCGTGCCAGCACAGGCGGCACGGATCGGTATCGTCGATCGTATTTTTACCCGCATCGGCGCGTCAGATAATCTGGCGCTGGGCGAAAGCACTTTCGCTGTCGAGATGATCGAGACGGCGCAGATTCTCAATTACGCCACGCCCCGTAGTTTGCTGCTCATGGACGAAATCGGACGTGGCACTTCCACGGCGGATGGTCTTTCCATAGCGCGGGCGATTATCGAGTTTTTGGTCGATGCCGACGGGCCGCGTCCGCGCACCCTTTTTGCCACACATTTCCACGAACTCACAGAACTGAAAAAGCTGTTGCCCGGCGTAGAGAACCAGACCTTCGCGGTGCGGGAATGGCAAGGCGAAGTCATCTTCCTCTATAAGGTGATCGCCGGCGCGGCGGACGACTCGTACGGCATTCATGTGGCGAAACTTGCCGGGTTGCCACGGGTGGTGACCGACCGGGCCGAAGAAATCCTTAAAGACTTGGAGGAGCGAGGCGTCAACGTCGTGCGACCCGCCGTGAAACGGACCCGAGTACGTGGAGTGCGCACCGCGCTCTCGCAAGACCCGGCGCAGCTTGGCCTCTTTCGCGATGTTTCCCGGCCCGCTTAGTTTCGGCACTCGTTACTCATTACTCGTTCTTCATCACTCATGGGCCGCATCCATTTACTTGACCCGCACACCATTGGCCAGATTCGCGCCGGTGAGGTTATCGAACGCCCTGCCTCGATCGTCAAAGAGCTGGTGGAAAATTCGATCGACGCCGGTGCGCGTAGTATCAACGTGCGGATTTCAGGCGGCGGCGTGACCGAGATCGTTGTACAGGACGATGGCGAAGGGATGAGTCCTGAAGATGCGCTGCTGGCTGTGCAGCGGCACGCGACCAGCAAGCTGACTCAGAGCGCCGACTTGTTTGCTCTCTCGACCCTGGGGTTTCGTGGCGAAGGATTAGCCAGCATTGCCGCCGTGGCGCAAGTCGAACTGACGACGCGTGAACCGGCGTCCGTGGAAGGCCTGCGCGTGCAAATCGCCGGCGACGCGCCGGCAAAAATGGCCCCTGCTGCCGCGCCGCCAGGAACCACGGTGGTCGTTCGGCATCTTTTTTTCAATACGCCACCACGGCGGGCTTTTCTGAAGTCGCCCACTTCCGAAGGCAATCAGATCGAAGAGATGCTGATCGGCTTGGCCTTGTCCCGGCCCGAGATCCGTTTTCAGTTCACCTGGGATCAGCGCGCGGTATTCGATGCGCTGCCGCAAGACACGCTGGCCGGGCGTGTCAAAGCTGTGTTGGGAAAAGAGTGGGCGGAGGGGTTGCTGCCAGTGTCCGCCACGGAGGAACTGTCCGTCGAAAGCGGCATCGGGATGTCCGGGTTAGTGAGTCCTCCGGACCGTCACCGCAACACCCGCACCGGGCAGTATTTCTTCGTCAACAAACGCTTGGTGAAGAGTCAGCCGTTGTCGTTCGCGCTCAGCCGTGGGTATGGAGAACTCCTGCCGCAAGGGCGGTTTCCGCTCGCGGTGCTCTTTCTTACGGCACCACGGCAAAGCGTCGATGTGAACGTCCACCCGACCAAGCGTGAGGTGAAGTTCCAAGACGAGCGCGCCGTGCTGCATGTGTTGGTGCATGGCGTGCGCTCCTCGCTCGACCGGGCCAACCTTTTCAAAACTGCGACGCTGCCGATGCCAGCAGCTCCAGACGGATTTGCTGCCTCGACCTCGTGGGCCTTGAGTCCAGATATTCCCATGCCTGACCCGGAGGATTTTCCCGCGCGGCGGAAAACTGCTGCCGATGTAGACCGTTCCGATCCGCTTCTGCGACTCGTGCCCAAGCCGCCGCCGGTGCTGCCCGTTGCGCCTAACGCGCGCGCGGCTGGGGCTCTCGGGATGTCAGCACAGCCGACCTTGTGGCGTCGTCCTGATGGCGCCGAGTTTCGCATTGTGGGGCAAAGCCACGAATTGTTTGTCCTGGTTGAAGTCGAGGGCGAGCTGTGGGTGGTCGATCAACATGCGTCCCACGAACGCGTTGTCTACGAACAAGTGCTGGACACGCTCCATCATCGCAAGGGAGATTCGCAACCGCTTCTGCTGCCCATCACCTTTGAGCTTGCACCAACGGCGCGTGCGGCACTCGAAGAGGCGCAAGAGTATCTCACTGCTTTGGGGTTCGACATTCAACCGTTCGGTGGTGGCACTTACCAAGTGCAGGCGACTCCGCCCTACTTCCGCGCCTCCGATACCCCCGAGCTGATTATCGAACTTGCGCAGGCGCGCGCCGAAGGGCGCTCTGACAACTCGGTCGAGGCGAAAATTGAAGACCTCGCCGCGCGGGTCGCGTGCAAGGTGAAATCCGTAAAAGCTGGACAAACGCTGACACCCGAAGCCATGAAAGCGTTGGTAAAATCGCTGCTCGACTGTCGCTCGCCTTTCGTGTGCCCGCACGGGCGACCGACCATGGTGCGCTTAGCTGTGCAGCAGCTCGCGGCGCAGTTCGATCGGCGGTAATTCTATCGCTTGAGGGAACCCGAATGACTCGCTAGACAATTCCCAAAGCGTGGGAAAGAGCGCGGTTAAGCCTCTCGATTCTATCCGGGGAGAAAGTTCCGACGAAATGGGTAAGTTTGGCTTTGAACATTAACATAAGGAAATCGCAACGGGCAGCGCTTACGTGAGGGAGCCCATCCTCTGGACCGAGAACAATCTCCGTACTTAGCCCTAAGACCTCGCTGTATATCGGGGCACAAATGACGGTGGAGACATCTTGGTGGTTTGCAATGAAGCCGCGAGAAACGACGAGATAGAAGCCTGGTTTATTGCCGCGCTCGGGAACACGCTCTCGCGTACGATAGATTTCCCCGCGATTCATGGTCGTGCTTGTTCCTTAACTAGTGCCCGAGCTTGTTGAGCTAGCCGTTTCCCGTGTGTCCGTAAAATTTCATCTTCTCGGGTTTCCTGGTTTCGTTGGTGTTCTCGCTCGACGAATTCGCGGATGGCGGTTCGTACAAGCGCTGAGCGGCTACAGGGCTGGGGGACCGTAGTGGCGAGTTCATCGAGAACCTGTACAGTTGTGTCGTCAAGGATTACCGCGATAGTTTTCATGTGACATTTATATGGAAGCGATAGGCTCATTTGCAAGCTCAGTATGTAAGGTTGCGCTATTCATCCGTTCCTCTTATCGCCCCGATCCTGAGTTGTGGAACGATTGGCGAACGAGAAAGGAGCCGAACTAATAGAGCTGTGCTACTTCTGTAGGGGAAAGGTGGAGCTGCAAACGATTCGTCATGTCCATCAGTGGGGAGAAAAAATCTTCATCTTTAAGAATGTTCCAGCCGAGGTGTGCACGCAATGCGGAGAATCGTACTTCGGGCCGGACGCGTTAGAGAAGATGGATAGCGTGGTCAATGGTCTTCGGGAACCAGAGGAAGTCACTCAGGTACCGGTATATTCGTTGTAGGTCTTTCACGCTCGGGGGCTCGGTTTCGAGTTTACCTCTCGTGTCTGCCGCATGTCGAAGAGCGCGCAACTTGCCGACTTCACGCAGTTCATAAACTCTCGAGAAAAAGCTACGGTAGTTTTCTCTGGAGGGAACCGATGGCAACGGACTGGAGATATCGCATCATCATTGATCCAGGTATTCACCATGGAGTTCCTTGTATTAAGGGAACGCGGGTGCCTGTCAGTGTCCTTGTCGGGAGCATTGCCGACGGAGATTCGATAAACGATCTTCTAGAGGCATATCCTCAGCTGACTGAAGAGGACATTCATGCCGCACTGAAATTTGCTGCCGAAGCTGTTAGCTCTGCGGACTTCATTCCCTTGGCAGGGCAAGGGAAATAATGGCTATCCGTGTCAAGATTGATGAAGACTTGCCAAAGCAGATAGCTGAACTTTTTGCTCAACATGGCTATGAAGCCGCCACTGTTGTCGAGCAAGGCTGGCAAGGGTTGCCCGATGAGCAACTGTGGCCTCGGGTGCAACAGGAGGGGCGGTTACTCGTTACCGCGGATAAAGGATTTGCGGATTTACGTACCTATCCACCAGGGAGTCACTCGGGGATTCTTCTTCTTCGCTTGGAGGAGGAAAGTCGTCGAGGCTACCTAGAATTAGTCCGAACTGTTCTTCAGCAATTGGCAATGGATGGGCACGTTGGAGATGTGATTGTTGCGTCCCCTCGCGGCATTCGCATCCGCAAACCTTGATTCCATCTGTTGCTGCGCGAAGAGTGGACGTTCGCACCCCACAGTACTGTCATCGACCACCTCAGTGAATTTGGCCAAGGATAAGGTTCTTCTAGTGACTGGACAGTTGTCTATCGGGTCCCTGCGTTTGACCTCGAATTTGTTCCTGGCCCCTCTCGCAGGCTATACGACCCTGCCGTTTCGCCTGTGCTTGCGTGAAATCGGTGGATTCGGCTTGGCTGCCACCGAATTGATTCACGCCCGCTCGTTTTTAGAGCAGCAACGTAAGGCGCTGGACTTGGCACAGACTACTGCGGACGACCGTCCGTTAGCCGTGCAATTGTTCGGTTCCGTCGCCGAGGAAATTCGTGACGCCGCGCAGTTAGCGCAGGAACGAGGAGCTGCGGTCGTAGATCTCAACATGGGCTGCCCTGTGGAGAAAGTGGTGTCGCGTGGCGCCGGGGCTGCCATGCTACAAGATCCGCGTAAAACCGGAGATCTTGTGCGACTGCTGACGCGAGCAGTGAGCATTCCCGTGACAGTCAAAACCCGTCTCGGTTGGGACGGATCGCGCCTGGACGCAGTGGAGTTGGCGCCGATTCTGGAAGATGCCGGCGTGGCGGCCCTGACGATTCATGGCCGGACCAGGGAAGGGCAGTTCAGTGGGGGAGTGGATTTGACGGGGATTCGCGCTGTTGTACAGTCTGTCAAAACTCTGCCGATCCTGGGCAACGGCGACGTACGCGATCTGCGTGCCGCCCGACGTATGCTCAGCGAAACCGGCTGCGCCGGCGTGATGATCGGGCGCGGGGCTTTGGCGAATCCATGGGTGTTCCAGGAAATTCGCGCCGGGTTGGACGGGACGGCACCACCGCCTGCGCCGACAGTGCTGGAGCGAGTGGCGTTTATGACTCGCCACTTTCTGCGCGTGGTGGAGCTGAGCGGCGAGTATGTTGCCTGCCTACAATTCCGTAAGATGATCGACTGGTATGCGAAAGCGTTTGGTCCATGCACCGCGTTGAAACGCGGGATCAAGCAGCTCGGCAGTGCCGCCCAATTTCACGATTTGGTCGGCGAGTTTCTGGCGGAATGTAATCGTATTGCCGAGATGGCAGAGCGAGAAACCGCGATGGCCTCGTGAAACTTTCGTGAAAAATCTTGACACCGCTCCGAGGGGTCGGTACTCTGGAGCGCAAAAAATCCTTCTTTGACGGGGAGTTGGGAGGGGCGAGTGTGTTAAATACCAAAGTCTTGGTCCTCAACCGGTCCTATTTCCCAGTGCACGTCACCTCCGTGCGGCGCGCATTCGCACTGCTCTATCAAGGCTTAGCCAAAGCCGTTGACCATCAATACCGCACGTTCGACTTCGAGAGTTGGAGCGCGGTATCTGCTTCGCTCCACGACGACACCATCCATCTGACTGATCGTCTGGTTCGCATACCGCGAGTTATTCTGTTGGTGGCCTACGACCGTGTGCCCAAGCGGCAAGTGCGTTTCAGCCGCTACAACGTCTTTGCCCGCGACAAGAACACCTGCCAGTACTGCGGGCAGCGATTCCCGCGTCACGACCTGAACCTTGACCACGTCATTCCGCGCTCGCGGGGAG
The nucleotide sequence above comes from Deltaproteobacteria bacterium. Encoded proteins:
- a CDS encoding DUF5615 family PIN-like protein gives rise to the protein MAIRVKIDEDLPKQIAELFAQHGYEAATVVEQGWQGLPDEQLWPRVQQEGRLLVTADKGFADLRTYPPGSHSGILLLRLEEESRRGYLELVRTVLQQLAMDGHVGDVIVASPRGIRIRKP
- the mutS gene encoding DNA mismatch repair protein MutS, whose translation is MALTPLMEQYLATKRQYPDAFVFFRLGDFYEIFLDDAPQVAALLDLTLTARDGGDGKVPMCGVPYHAVQGYIARLVKAGKKVAICEQIEDPKTAKGLVKRAVTRVVTPSTFIEDDAGPASPSLIGVFCVEKRWGIALLEPNTGAFLFWEESEATILDALERIVASELVTTKSLALAPVLATHCQARPDLVVTRMDDWNADLAESTAYIKGFFGLDSLRALELETATTSAVALILRFLQAHLQTALPHVALPRRHQVGTTMALGPVVERSLELFRSANGDGRGKTLLEVLDETLTPMGGRLLRRWLGNPLLSIMAITERHAAVEELTMRSSTVDALRSALAPLRDLERLAARFSARVATPKDAAALRDSLAQIPAVAQAVADVSSPLLVEQAGQLAVDLSELSETLRRALVDIPPLHLRDGGGIAHGYHPELDRLRSIASDAKQWLARLQAQEITRTSISSLKIGYTRVFGYYLEVPNAHKAKVPPEYTRKQTLANAERFITPELKDYEEQILHAEERAIILEQELFNDLCALVLQHLRRIQAVASALAHVDVLACFAWVATRQQYVRPEMTEEPILHLTGARHPVVEVLLGSSKFIENDVELDRETRQLILLTAPNMSGKSVYLRQTALIVVLAQIGSFVPAQAARIGIVDRIFTRIGASDNLALGESTFAVEMIETAQILNYATPRSLLLMDEIGRGTSTADGLSIARAIIEFLVDADGPRPRTLFATHFHELTELKKLLPGVENQTFAVREWQGEVIFLYKVIAGAADDSYGIHVAKLAGLPRVVTDRAEEILKDLEERGVNVVRPAVKRTRVRGVRTALSQDPAQLGLFRDVSRPA
- a CDS encoding YgiT-type zinc finger protein — translated: MANEKGAELIELCYFCRGKVELQTIRHVHQWGEKIFIFKNVPAEVCTQCGESYFGPDALEKMDSVVNGLREPEEVTQVPVYSL
- a CDS encoding acyl-CoA dehydrogenase family protein, giving the protein MIVLSEEQQQIIATVRRFVEREVKPVASEMEHRDEYPHALVERMKELGLFGAIIPTEYGGMGVAFTTYAFIIEEICRGWMSLSGIINSHLLFAHIVALFGTEEQKQKFLPAMATGEKRGGLALTEPHTGSDVQNIRASAKKDGDVYRLNGAKMFITNSRHGNTLCVAAKTDPTAKPAYAGISLFIAEKGAPGLIVSRDIKKLGYKGLDTCELAFEDFPVPAANMIGGKEGQGFKQVMGGLEVGRINVASRAVGVAQAAFEEAIKYSQQRETFGKPICEHQAIQLKLADMATKIEASRLLVYQAAMKKDKGERCDLEAGMAKLFASESCQEVSLEAMRILGGYGYTQEFPVERFYRDAPLMLIGEGTSEIQKLVIARHLLQRYKV
- a CDS encoding HNH endonuclease; this encodes MLNTKVLVLNRSYFPVHVTSVRRAFALLYQGLAKAVDHQYRTFDFESWSAVSASLHDDTIHLTDRLVRIPRVILLVAYDRVPKRQVRFSRYNVFARDKNTCQYCGQRFPRHDLNLDHVIPRSRGGLSTWENVVCSCFTCNRVKGGLLPEEARMHLIHKPVRPEWTPFMLETFSFKRYHEWLPYLNSVDAAYWNTELLER
- the dusB gene encoding tRNA dihydrouridine synthase DusB, which gives rise to MTGQLSIGSLRLTSNLFLAPLAGYTTLPFRLCLREIGGFGLAATELIHARSFLEQQRKALDLAQTTADDRPLAVQLFGSVAEEIRDAAQLAQERGAAVVDLNMGCPVEKVVSRGAGAAMLQDPRKTGDLVRLLTRAVSIPVTVKTRLGWDGSRLDAVELAPILEDAGVAALTIHGRTREGQFSGGVDLTGIRAVVQSVKTLPILGNGDVRDLRAARRMLSETGCAGVMIGRGALANPWVFQEIRAGLDGTAPPPAPTVLERVAFMTRHFLRVVELSGEYVACLQFRKMIDWYAKAFGPCTALKRGIKQLGSAAQFHDLVGEFLAECNRIAEMAERETAMAS
- a CDS encoding amidohydrolase family protein — its product is MATNGTSKSAAVRAKLNHPVIDSDGHMIEFEPGFLDYLRQVGGQKIVDRYLSDDRNTGAWGKLFNWYRLSPEERREQHTTRSPWWALPTKNTLDRATAVLPKLLHERLDDIGLDFTVLYPSLGLAFPHLEDEELRRATCRASNMFYADYFREYADRMTPAACIPMHTPQEAIEELEYVRNTLGLKAIMMAGHAQRSIPAAVRKDAGVGRHAFWIDNFCIDSAYDYDPVWAKCVELKLPPTFHSPGMGWGSRTTTNYMYNHTGHFAAAGELICKAMLMGGVTRRFPTLKVGFLEAGVGWASDLYAGIVARWKKRNPKGLENYRPENLNKELWFDLHRRYGDATVQSKLEELHKDKGTLIGTREDLSTLDDWARCGVEKAEDLKDLFVPNFYFGCEADDPLNATAFNSKMNPFGARLGAIFSSDIGHWDVPDMTEVLEEAYELVEHEVITEEDFRDFVFTNPAKMWAGMNPDFFTGTVVEREVEKLMGTLAK
- a CDS encoding DUF433 domain-containing protein encodes the protein MATDWRYRIIIDPGIHHGVPCIKGTRVPVSVLVGSIADGDSINDLLEAYPQLTEEDIHAALKFAAEAVSSADFIPLAGQGK
- a CDS encoding type II toxin-antitoxin system PemK/MazF family toxin; translated protein: MNRGEIYRTRERVPERGNKPGFYLVVSRGFIANHQDVSTVICAPIYSEVLGLSTEIVLGPEDGLPHVSAARCDFLMLMFKAKLTHFVGTFSPDRIERLNRALSHALGIV
- the mutL gene encoding DNA mismatch repair endonuclease MutL — translated: MGRIHLLDPHTIGQIRAGEVIERPASIVKELVENSIDAGARSINVRISGGGVTEIVVQDDGEGMSPEDALLAVQRHATSKLTQSADLFALSTLGFRGEGLASIAAVAQVELTTREPASVEGLRVQIAGDAPAKMAPAAAPPGTTVVVRHLFFNTPPRRAFLKSPTSEGNQIEEMLIGLALSRPEIRFQFTWDQRAVFDALPQDTLAGRVKAVLGKEWAEGLLPVSATEELSVESGIGMSGLVSPPDRHRNTRTGQYFFVNKRLVKSQPLSFALSRGYGELLPQGRFPLAVLFLTAPRQSVDVNVHPTKREVKFQDERAVLHVLVHGVRSSLDRANLFKTATLPMPAAPDGFAASTSWALSPDIPMPDPEDFPARRKTAADVDRSDPLLRLVPKPPPVLPVAPNARAAGALGMSAQPTLWRRPDGAEFRIVGQSHELFVLVEVEGELWVVDQHASHERVVYEQVLDTLHHRKGDSQPLLLPITFELAPTARAALEEAQEYLTALGFDIQPFGGGTYQVQATPPYFRASDTPELIIELAQARAEGRSDNSVEAKIEDLAARVACKVKSVKAGQTLTPEAMKALVKSLLDCRSPFVCPHGRPTMVRLAVQQLAAQFDRR